The following are encoded together in the Nocardioides okcheonensis genome:
- a CDS encoding sensor histidine kinase: protein MVFSGAPEMRRSDLLSVVSVLDVDEVLERAATIGAERTGAGAVVLALVDERPVAPGGDDVLDEPRVTARGTDLPRALALRDRLGDAGLEGAPGERPEHEVVRLRDAAGDEVLRVPVVVSGRLFADLLLLDPPADGFADDDVESISVLGKVTGVAVRNALSYHLNEKRREAAELAAAVDQSMRPPFLLAEPTSRIADGALRISGARAAAVVAASSDGMDVLATAGDVDADLPHLLDEVADRVRAAEADGRGFVVRAGGRPVWGLPLSPAHAPAGVVVLVLDPARSHPSAEDRALLSSFVRHGSLVLDHGVLQQERQHAVLAADRDRIARDLHDVVIQRLYATALRLRTGAREGRGDDEHVSEAIREIGDSIREIRGTIFELERGRSASLRSDVLGLAREYGPALGFVPVVRTWGPVDSLVGEDLAGQATVVLRELLSNCVRHAGAGRCEVDLAVESGWFSLQVCDDGRGMPDGDVATSGLRNLRSRATDLGGELFVEPAEPRGTRVRWRVPLDPQAGSVASPAASVASSSAEPAAGEA, encoded by the coding sequence ATGGTCTTCTCTGGCGCTCCGGAGATGCGCCGCTCGGACCTGCTCTCCGTGGTCTCGGTGCTCGACGTCGACGAGGTCCTGGAGCGCGCCGCGACGATCGGGGCCGAGCGGACCGGCGCCGGGGCCGTCGTGCTGGCCCTGGTCGACGAGCGGCCCGTCGCCCCTGGAGGCGACGACGTCCTCGACGAGCCGCGGGTCACCGCACGCGGCACGGACCTGCCCCGCGCGCTGGCGCTGCGGGACCGGCTCGGCGACGCCGGGCTGGAGGGCGCGCCGGGCGAGCGGCCCGAGCACGAGGTGGTCCGCCTCCGCGACGCCGCCGGCGACGAGGTGCTGCGGGTGCCCGTGGTCGTCAGCGGCCGGCTCTTCGCCGACCTGCTGCTCCTCGACCCACCGGCGGACGGCTTCGCCGACGACGACGTCGAGAGCATCTCGGTCCTGGGCAAGGTCACCGGCGTCGCGGTCCGCAACGCCCTCAGCTACCACCTCAACGAGAAGCGCCGCGAGGCCGCCGAGCTGGCTGCCGCCGTCGACCAGTCGATGCGTCCGCCCTTCCTGCTCGCGGAGCCGACCAGCCGCATCGCCGACGGCGCGCTGCGGATCTCGGGCGCCCGCGCGGCCGCCGTGGTGGCGGCGTCGTCGGACGGGATGGACGTGCTGGCGACGGCCGGCGACGTCGACGCCGACCTGCCGCACCTGCTGGACGAGGTCGCCGACCGCGTCCGCGCCGCCGAGGCCGACGGGCGCGGCTTCGTGGTCCGTGCGGGAGGCCGCCCGGTCTGGGGCCTGCCGCTGAGCCCCGCCCACGCCCCCGCGGGCGTGGTGGTGCTGGTGCTCGACCCCGCCCGGTCGCACCCGTCCGCGGAGGACCGCGCGCTGCTCTCCTCCTTCGTGCGGCACGGCTCCCTCGTGCTCGACCACGGCGTCCTCCAGCAGGAACGCCAGCACGCGGTGCTCGCCGCCGACCGGGACCGGATCGCCCGCGACCTGCACGACGTGGTCATCCAGCGCCTCTACGCGACCGCCCTCCGGCTGCGCACCGGTGCGCGCGAGGGGCGCGGCGACGACGAGCACGTGAGCGAGGCGATCCGCGAGATCGGCGACTCGATCCGCGAGATCCGGGGCACCATCTTCGAGCTCGAGCGCGGGCGGTCCGCGTCGCTGCGCAGTGACGTCCTCGGCCTCGCGCGCGAGTACGGGCCGGCGCTGGGGTTCGTGCCGGTGGTCCGGACGTGGGGGCCGGTCGACTCCCTCGTGGGCGAGGACCTGGCCGGCCAGGCGACCGTCGTGCTGCGCGAGCTGTTGTCGAACTGCGTGCGGCACGCGGGCGCGGGCCGCTGCGAGGTCGACCTCGCGGTCGAGTCGGGCTGGTTCAGCCTGCAGGTCTGCGACGACGGCCGGGGGATGCCGGACGGGGACGTCGCCACGAGCGGGCTGCGCAACCTGCGCTCCCGGGCCACCGACCTCGGCGGCGAGCTGTTCGTGGAGCCGGCGGAGCCGCGGGGCACCCGGGTGCGGTGGCGGGTCCCCCTCGACCCTCAGGCGGGCTCGGTGGCGTCGCCCGCCGCGAGCGTCGCGTCGTCGTCGGCGGAACCGGCCGCCGGCGAGGCCTGA
- a CDS encoding ACT domain-containing protein yields the protein MPYLMRVELPDVPGSLGRVASAIGEAGGDIEAIEIVEKRDGYAVDDVLLEIPTGTMPDSVVSACSVLDGVSVLWINRYAAGGNLFLDLEVVEALTEDPASARDRLVDLLPIAFRVDWAARVRPGASGATVVHATDAAPESFDLPPVTAPVRLPGSDTYVECAAPLGGDVLLMGRRGGPEFLDSELARLEHLLGLAVTISGT from the coding sequence ATGCCGTACCTGATGCGCGTGGAGCTCCCCGACGTCCCCGGGTCGTTGGGTCGCGTCGCGAGCGCGATCGGTGAGGCGGGAGGCGACATCGAGGCCATCGAGATCGTGGAGAAGCGTGACGGCTACGCGGTCGACGACGTGCTCCTCGAGATCCCCACCGGCACCATGCCCGACTCCGTGGTGTCGGCCTGCAGCGTGCTCGACGGCGTGAGCGTGCTGTGGATCAACCGCTACGCCGCCGGCGGCAACCTCTTCCTCGACCTCGAGGTGGTGGAGGCGCTGACCGAGGACCCGGCCTCGGCGCGCGACCGGCTGGTCGACCTGCTGCCGATCGCCTTCCGCGTCGACTGGGCGGCGCGCGTGCGCCCCGGCGCGTCCGGCGCCACCGTCGTGCACGCGACCGACGCGGCGCCGGAGTCGTTCGACCTCCCCCCGGTCACCGCGCCGGTCCGGCTGCCCGGCAGCGACACCTACGTCGAGTGCGCCGCTCCGCTGGGCGGCGACGTGCTGCTGATGGGCCGCCGCGGCGGCCCGGAGTTCCTCGACTCCGAGCTGGCCCGCCTCGAGCACCTGCTCGGCCTCGCGGTCACGATCAGCGGCACCTGA
- the recD gene encoding exodeoxyribonuclease V subunit alpha produces MNDTFEPVDAHDRDLALAAVGTLAAFNAAGVVTAADVHVATTLGRLAGEPDESVLLAVALSVRAVRHGSVCLDLAAVPGSLPDVDVPWPEPDGWARAVAASPVVASGLVHVEHGLVYLDRYHEQETQVLADLGERAAVTHLVDTGLLDAALERVFPDPASAEQRAACRRAATQPTTVITGGPGTGKTTAVAGLLAVLAEQAEAQGRTLRIALAAPTGKAAARLEQSVRDSAGRFDPVDRARLEGATAMTLHRLLRQHPGNSTRFRHHRGNRLPHDLVVVDEASMVSLTMMARLLEATRPEARLVLVGDPDQLTSVDAGAVLTDLVRGFEHRADTPVAALRTAHRYGREIGRLAEALRLGDGDAAIEALRTGGEAVEWVTEADPAGTIRSAVLPHALAVHDAAAAGDPARALAALDRHRLLCAHRDGPFGVRHWNRRVEQWFTAETGVPVLDPAYLGRPILVQSNDYALGVYNGDTGVIVSGAAGPRAAIATGVGFQELAPSRLGDVETMHAMTIHKSQGSQADEVTVLLPDEDSRLLTRELFYTAVTRAQRKVRVIGSESAVRAAIERQALRASGLRARLSDTRNVADTDPG; encoded by the coding sequence GTGAACGACACCTTCGAGCCGGTCGACGCCCACGACCGCGACCTCGCCCTCGCGGCCGTCGGGACCCTGGCCGCCTTCAACGCGGCCGGCGTCGTCACCGCTGCCGACGTCCACGTCGCCACCACCCTCGGCCGGCTCGCCGGCGAGCCCGACGAGTCCGTGCTCCTCGCGGTCGCGCTGTCCGTGCGGGCGGTGCGGCACGGATCGGTGTGCCTCGACCTCGCCGCGGTCCCCGGCTCGCTCCCCGACGTCGACGTGCCGTGGCCGGAGCCCGACGGCTGGGCCCGGGCGGTGGCCGCGAGCCCGGTGGTGGCCAGCGGCCTGGTGCACGTCGAGCACGGGCTGGTCTACCTCGACCGCTACCACGAGCAGGAGACCCAGGTGCTGGCCGACCTCGGCGAGCGGGCGGCCGTGACCCACCTCGTCGACACCGGTCTGCTCGACGCCGCCCTCGAGCGCGTCTTCCCCGACCCGGCCTCCGCGGAGCAGCGGGCGGCGTGCCGCCGGGCGGCCACCCAGCCGACGACGGTCATCACCGGCGGCCCCGGCACCGGCAAGACGACGGCCGTGGCCGGCCTCCTCGCCGTCCTGGCCGAGCAGGCCGAGGCGCAGGGCCGGACCCTGCGGATCGCCCTGGCGGCCCCGACCGGCAAGGCCGCGGCCCGCCTCGAGCAGTCGGTGCGCGACTCGGCCGGCCGGTTCGACCCGGTCGACCGGGCCCGGCTCGAGGGCGCGACGGCGATGACGCTCCACCGGCTCCTGCGCCAGCACCCCGGCAACAGCACCCGCTTCCGCCACCACCGCGGCAACCGGCTCCCGCACGACCTCGTCGTCGTCGACGAGGCGTCGATGGTCTCGCTGACGATGATGGCGCGGCTGCTCGAGGCCACGCGCCCCGAGGCCCGGCTCGTCCTCGTGGGCGACCCCGACCAGCTCACCTCCGTCGACGCCGGCGCCGTCCTCACCGACCTGGTCCGCGGCTTCGAGCACCGCGCCGACACCCCGGTGGCGGCGCTGCGCACCGCCCACCGCTACGGCCGGGAGATCGGCCGGCTCGCCGAGGCCCTCCGGCTCGGTGACGGCGACGCCGCGATCGAGGCGCTGCGCACGGGCGGCGAGGCGGTCGAGTGGGTGACCGAGGCGGACCCCGCCGGCACCATCCGGTCGGCCGTCCTCCCCCACGCGCTCGCGGTCCACGACGCCGCGGCCGCGGGTGACCCGGCGCGGGCGCTCGCGGCGCTCGACCGGCACCGCCTGCTGTGCGCCCACCGCGACGGCCCGTTCGGCGTACGCCACTGGAACCGCCGCGTCGAGCAGTGGTTCACCGCCGAGACCGGCGTCCCGGTCCTCGACCCGGCCTACCTCGGCCGCCCGATCCTGGTGCAGTCCAACGACTACGCCCTCGGCGTCTACAACGGCGACACCGGCGTGATCGTGTCCGGCGCCGCGGGCCCGCGGGCCGCGATCGCCACGGGCGTCGGGTTCCAGGAGCTCGCGCCGTCGCGGCTCGGCGACGTGGAGACCATGCACGCGATGACCATCCACAAGTCGCAGGGCAGCCAGGCCGACGAGGTGACCGTGCTGCTCCCCGACGAGGACTCCCGCCTGCTCACCCGCGAGCTGTTCTACACCGCCGTCACCCGCGCGCAGCGCAAGGTCCGCGTCATCGGGTCGGAGTCGGCGGTGCGTGCGGCCATCGAGCGACAGGCGCTGCGCGCGAGCGGGCTGCGTGCCCGGCTGTCGGATACCCGAAACGTGGCAGACACAGATCCGGGCTAG
- a CDS encoding UvrD-helicase domain-containing protein, with translation MDVFDIASDLAPGTTLLEASAGTGKTWTIAALVTKHVALGSPLDEMLVVTFTRAASQELRERVRRQLDEAVQVLGGRLERDPANRLHDWLLDADAADLAVRLERLTTALVSFDAATIATIHQFCQLVLRSLGVAGDTDESATLVEDLEQLTAEAVDDLYLATFGQEQSPPWSRASALELARSVVGDPRAVVAPAEVLTEAPDSTAAMRVRFASQVLEEVERRKRRLGILSYDDLLGQLADALEDTTAAARRRMQHRWKFVLIDEFQDTDPVQWQVFRRAFSATTTMVLIGDPKQAIYAFRGGDVVTYLQAAETASTTQTLGVNWRSDRPLLQAVHAVLGGAQLGDERIVVHPVDAHLDESRLVGAGAPFRLRVVRRAELGKGPRSRPPVALWRDHVITDTAHDIKRLIESAPTFDGRPLQPGDIAVLAARRNELEAVQHALAAVGVPSVVNAGGSVFHTPAAAEWLTLLEALEQPHRADRVRAAALTSFFGHTAGSLDAGGDELTDELAGRVRTLADVFTQRGVAAVVESTAVDGLTARVLARVGGERTLTDLRHVGESLLRVATEERLGLVGLLAWLREQVADDKLEVASERTRRLDSDAEAVQLVTIHGSKGLQWPVVYLPTLWNRYTGRDPVVPLFHDEQGRRCRDVGGPSPHHRESLRRHWREDAGESLRLLYVAMTRAQSQVVAWYAAADRNTPDSPLHRMLFGRRPGMAPVPDTQALVDEDRLMTILSAWQQAGGPSVEPATLAPPDPRELERSTERLEVRSFTRSVDTSWRRTSYSSLSAASAAHAAAAQGAAALSEPEVVPDEDGAVATDGLLPGPDELASAATASVPSPMADLPVGATFGSLVHAVLEHADPAADDLRAELLRLVEEQLVWWPVDLDPGELADALVAVCTSPLGPLADDRTLLSLGLPDRLRELDFELPLAGGDTGAAADDVRLGDLAPLLRRHLPEGDAVRVYADALDDDPDLAGQSLRGYLTGSIDVVLRLDVDGAQRFLTVDYKTNWLGPVDQPLTAHDYRPEVLDEAMAHSDYPLQALLYTVVLHRFLRWRLPAYDPARHLGGVLYLYLRGMCGPDTPVVGGMPCGVFSWRPPVGLVEELSDLLDGVRRGAVAR, from the coding sequence ATGGACGTCTTCGACATCGCGTCCGACCTCGCGCCCGGCACCACCCTGCTCGAGGCGAGCGCCGGCACCGGCAAGACCTGGACCATCGCGGCGCTCGTGACCAAGCACGTCGCGCTCGGTTCCCCGCTCGACGAGATGCTGGTCGTCACCTTCACCCGCGCGGCGAGCCAGGAGCTGCGCGAGCGCGTGCGCCGCCAGCTCGACGAGGCGGTCCAGGTGCTCGGCGGCCGGCTCGAGCGCGACCCCGCCAACCGCCTGCACGACTGGCTCCTCGACGCCGACGCCGCCGACCTCGCCGTGCGCCTCGAGCGCCTCACCACGGCGCTGGTGTCCTTCGACGCGGCGACCATCGCGACCATCCACCAGTTCTGCCAGCTGGTGCTGCGCAGCCTCGGCGTCGCGGGCGACACCGACGAGTCCGCCACCCTCGTCGAGGACCTCGAGCAGCTCACCGCCGAGGCCGTCGACGACCTCTACCTCGCGACCTTCGGCCAGGAGCAGTCCCCGCCGTGGTCGCGCGCGTCGGCGCTCGAGCTCGCCCGCTCGGTCGTCGGCGACCCGCGCGCCGTCGTCGCGCCCGCCGAGGTGCTCACCGAGGCGCCCGACTCGACCGCGGCGATGCGGGTGCGGTTCGCGAGCCAGGTGCTCGAGGAGGTCGAGCGCCGCAAGCGCCGCCTCGGGATCCTCAGCTACGACGACCTGCTCGGCCAGCTCGCCGACGCCCTCGAGGACACCACCGCGGCCGCCCGCCGCCGCATGCAGCACCGCTGGAAGTTCGTGCTGATCGACGAGTTCCAGGACACCGACCCGGTCCAGTGGCAGGTCTTCCGGCGGGCCTTCTCCGCGACCACCACGATGGTGCTGATCGGCGACCCGAAGCAGGCCATCTACGCCTTCCGCGGCGGCGACGTCGTCACCTACCTCCAGGCCGCCGAGACCGCGTCGACCACCCAGACCCTCGGGGTCAACTGGCGCTCCGACCGACCCCTCCTGCAGGCGGTGCACGCGGTGCTCGGCGGAGCCCAGCTCGGCGACGAGCGCATCGTCGTCCACCCCGTCGACGCCCACCTCGACGAGTCCCGGCTGGTCGGGGCGGGCGCCCCGTTCCGGCTGCGGGTGGTGCGCCGCGCCGAGCTCGGCAAGGGACCGCGGTCCAGGCCGCCGGTGGCCCTGTGGCGCGACCACGTCATCACCGACACCGCCCACGACATCAAGCGGCTGATCGAGTCGGCCCCGACCTTCGACGGGCGCCCCCTGCAGCCCGGCGACATCGCCGTGCTCGCCGCCCGCCGCAACGAGCTCGAGGCGGTGCAGCACGCGCTCGCCGCGGTCGGGGTCCCGTCGGTCGTCAACGCCGGTGGGTCGGTCTTCCACACCCCCGCGGCCGCGGAGTGGCTCACCCTGCTCGAGGCGCTCGAGCAGCCGCACCGGGCCGACCGGGTCCGCGCCGCGGCCCTCACCTCGTTCTTCGGCCACACCGCGGGCTCCCTCGACGCCGGCGGCGACGAGCTGACCGACGAGCTCGCCGGCCGCGTCCGGACGCTCGCCGACGTGTTCACCCAGCGCGGCGTGGCCGCCGTCGTCGAGTCGACCGCCGTCGACGGGCTCACCGCGCGGGTGCTGGCCCGGGTCGGCGGCGAGCGCACCCTCACTGACCTGCGCCACGTCGGCGAGTCGCTGCTGCGCGTCGCGACCGAGGAGCGCCTCGGCCTGGTCGGGCTGCTGGCGTGGCTGCGCGAGCAGGTCGCCGACGACAAGCTCGAGGTCGCCTCCGAGCGCACCCGCCGCCTCGACTCCGACGCCGAGGCCGTCCAGCTCGTCACGATCCACGGCAGCAAGGGCCTGCAGTGGCCCGTGGTCTACCTCCCCACCCTGTGGAACCGCTACACCGGCCGCGACCCGGTCGTGCCGCTCTTCCACGACGAGCAGGGGCGACGCTGCCGCGACGTCGGCGGTCCCAGCCCCCACCACCGCGAGTCGCTGCGCCGCCACTGGCGCGAGGACGCCGGCGAGTCGCTGCGCCTGCTCTACGTCGCGATGACGCGCGCCCAGTCCCAGGTCGTGGCCTGGTACGCCGCGGCCGACCGGAACACCCCCGACTCGCCCCTCCACCGGATGCTGTTCGGCCGCCGGCCCGGCATGGCTCCGGTCCCCGACACGCAGGCGCTCGTCGACGAGGACCGGCTGATGACCATCCTGTCCGCCTGGCAGCAGGCGGGCGGCCCGAGCGTCGAGCCCGCCACCCTGGCCCCGCCCGACCCGCGCGAGCTGGAGCGCTCGACCGAGCGGCTCGAGGTCCGGTCGTTCACCCGCTCGGTCGACACCAGCTGGCGCCGCACCTCCTACTCCTCGCTGTCCGCCGCCAGCGCCGCCCACGCCGCTGCCGCCCAGGGCGCCGCCGCGCTGTCCGAGCCCGAGGTGGTGCCCGACGAGGACGGCGCCGTCGCGACCGACGGCCTGCTCCCCGGCCCCGACGAGCTCGCGTCCGCCGCGACCGCGTCGGTGCCCTCGCCGATGGCCGACCTGCCCGTCGGGGCGACCTTCGGCTCGCTGGTGCACGCCGTCCTCGAGCACGCCGACCCGGCGGCCGACGACCTCCGCGCCGAGCTGCTCCGGCTGGTCGAGGAGCAGCTCGTGTGGTGGCCGGTCGACCTCGACCCGGGCGAGCTGGCCGACGCCCTCGTCGCCGTCTGCACCAGTCCGCTCGGGCCGCTCGCCGACGACCGCACGCTGCTCTCGCTCGGGCTCCCCGACCGGCTGCGCGAGCTCGACTTCGAGCTGCCCCTCGCGGGCGGCGACACCGGCGCCGCGGCCGACGACGTACGCCTCGGCGACCTCGCGCCGCTGCTGCGCCGCCACCTGCCCGAGGGCGACGCCGTGCGGGTCTACGCCGATGCGCTGGACGACGACCCGGACCTCGCCGGCCAGTCGCTGCGCGGCTACCTCACCGGCTCGATCGACGTCGTGCTGCGGCTCGACGTCGACGGGGCGCAGCGGTTCCTCACGGTCGACTACAAGACCAACTGGCTCGGCCCGGTCGACCAGCCGCTCACGGCCCACGACTACCGCCCGGAGGTGCTCGACGAGGCGATGGCCCACTCCGACTACCCGCTGCAGGCGCTGCTCTACACCGTCGTCCTGCACCGCTTCCTGCGCTGGCGCCTGCCCGCCTACGACCCCGCGCGCCACCTCGGCGGCGTGCTCTACCTCTACCTCCGCGGGATGTGCGGTCCGGACACCCCCGTCGTCGGCGGGATGCCGTGCGGCGTCTTCTCGTGGCGCCCGCCGGTGGGCCTCGTGGAGGAGCTGTCCGACCTGCTCGACGGCGTACGTCGAGGGGCGGTGGCCCGGTGA
- the recC gene encoding exodeoxyribonuclease V subunit gamma codes for MTLHLHTAERTDALAGALGDLLAVPLADPFAREVVVVPARGVERWLTQRLSHRLGTGPRGSDGVCAGVDFVSPHSLVSMLLDRDAEDPWSPDRLAWPLLAVIDDALGSPGFADLTRHLGGGDPADERSARRYSVARRLAALFASYAVQRPALLADWREGRDSDGAGGRLDDDLRWHAELWRRLLDAVGDQPPDVRHAATLDRLRAGGGDPAGLDLPPRLSLFGHTRLPETEVSLLAALGEVRDVHLWLPQASTALWQALAPFAAEGPVPRAGDRSADAVGHPLLGSLGRDARELRRTLGDLPTEPAGPPPVAPDTLLGWLQADLRANHAPDPDERAARGGVDDSVQVHACHGSARQVDVLREVLVGLLEDDPTLEPRDILVMVPDIETFAPLISAAFGMADVAGEGAGHPGHQLRVRLADRSLAATNPLLALAAQLVELVRGRMTASQVLDVAGADPVRSRFGFGDDELERISHWVQESGIRWGYDGHHRGAFGLEGLEANTWVAGLRRVLLGAAMSGLDHRQVSGTVPVDDVSDGDLDLVGRFAEMVERLHAFVDAAERAQTVTDWTSAVSEAVHRLTSTPPTEVWQVAQFDREVARIAAGAADTGTTLRQADVRALLRQRLRGRPTRSNFRTGTLTVCTMVPMRSVPHRVVCLVGLDDGVFPRVSTVDGDDVLARRPRTGERDLRAEDRQLFLDAIVSATDKLVITYTGRGEHNGAERPPAVPLGELLDALDRTAAAPVRDHVLTQHPLQPFDEGNFVAGRLRPGGPFTFDRFALAGATAARHDRAPVRVLVPDPLPAPASADGDVSLADLHDFLAHPVRGFFRRLRIARPYDADEVKDAIPITLDALEKWAVGDRIVSHVMAGADPQAAMVAEQLAGTLPPGGLGVGVLTDVVTHARPLVEAAQRLRRGAHRTLDVDIDLGGGRRLSGTVSDVWGNNAVSVSFSNLGAKHRLAAWLDALALGAGLPDENWTVHTIGKHRSGGQVQQVAPLAQHEAEQWLRDLVALYDLGQREPLPMPVKTSLAWAEELRRVRAGSDGDPDVKARAEWETPRFNDAGFPKEDADPWHVRAFGEHADLGLLAAPPRPGEDGPHRLGHFAWRLWGPLIDGGHAQVRGL; via the coding sequence GTGACCCTCCACCTGCACACCGCCGAGCGGACCGACGCGCTCGCGGGTGCCCTCGGCGACCTGCTCGCCGTCCCGCTGGCGGACCCCTTCGCCCGCGAGGTGGTCGTGGTCCCCGCCCGAGGCGTCGAGCGGTGGCTCACCCAGCGGCTCTCGCACCGGCTCGGCACCGGTCCCCGCGGCTCGGACGGCGTGTGCGCGGGCGTCGACTTCGTCTCGCCCCACTCGCTCGTGTCGATGCTCCTCGACCGTGACGCCGAGGACCCCTGGAGCCCCGACCGGCTGGCGTGGCCGCTGCTCGCGGTGATCGACGACGCGCTCGGCTCCCCGGGCTTCGCCGACCTGACCCGCCACCTCGGTGGCGGCGACCCGGCCGACGAGCGCAGCGCGCGCCGTTACTCCGTCGCCCGACGGCTGGCCGCCCTCTTCGCCTCCTACGCGGTGCAGCGCCCGGCCCTGCTGGCCGACTGGCGCGAGGGCCGCGACTCCGACGGGGCCGGCGGTCGGCTCGACGACGACCTGCGGTGGCACGCGGAGCTCTGGCGACGGCTGCTCGACGCCGTCGGCGACCAGCCCCCCGACGTCCGTCACGCCGCGACGCTCGACCGGCTCCGCGCCGGCGGGGGCGACCCGGCCGGCCTCGACCTGCCGCCGCGGCTCTCCCTCTTCGGCCACACCCGGCTCCCCGAGACCGAGGTGTCGCTGCTCGCCGCGCTCGGCGAGGTCCGCGACGTCCACCTCTGGCTCCCCCAGGCCTCCACCGCGCTCTGGCAGGCCCTCGCGCCGTTCGCCGCCGAGGGGCCGGTGCCGCGCGCGGGCGACCGCTCGGCCGACGCGGTCGGCCACCCGCTCCTCGGCTCGCTCGGGCGCGACGCGCGCGAGCTGCGACGCACGCTGGGCGACCTGCCCACCGAGCCGGCCGGACCACCGCCCGTCGCGCCGGACACCCTGCTCGGCTGGCTGCAGGCCGACCTCCGCGCCAACCACGCCCCCGACCCGGACGAGCGGGCCGCGCGCGGCGGCGTCGACGACTCGGTCCAGGTGCACGCCTGCCACGGCTCCGCGCGCCAGGTCGACGTGCTCCGCGAGGTGCTGGTGGGCCTGCTCGAGGACGACCCGACGCTCGAGCCGCGCGACATCCTCGTGATGGTCCCCGACATCGAGACCTTCGCCCCGCTGATCTCGGCGGCCTTCGGCATGGCCGACGTGGCGGGCGAGGGCGCGGGCCACCCGGGCCACCAGCTGCGGGTCCGCCTCGCCGACCGCTCGCTCGCCGCCACCAACCCCCTGCTCGCGCTGGCCGCCCAGCTCGTCGAGCTCGTGCGGGGCCGGATGACCGCGAGCCAGGTGCTCGACGTCGCGGGCGCCGACCCGGTGCGGAGCCGGTTCGGCTTCGGCGACGACGAGCTCGAGCGGATCTCCCACTGGGTGCAGGAGAGCGGCATCCGGTGGGGCTACGACGGGCACCACCGCGGGGCCTTCGGCCTCGAGGGGCTCGAGGCCAACACCTGGGTGGCCGGCCTGCGTCGGGTGCTGCTCGGCGCTGCCATGTCGGGCCTCGACCACCGACAGGTCTCCGGCACCGTGCCGGTCGACGACGTGAGCGACGGCGACCTCGACCTGGTCGGCCGCTTCGCCGAGATGGTCGAGCGGCTGCACGCCTTCGTCGACGCGGCCGAGCGCGCGCAGACCGTGACCGACTGGACGAGCGCCGTCTCCGAGGCGGTGCACCGGCTCACCTCGACGCCGCCGACCGAGGTCTGGCAGGTCGCCCAGTTCGACCGCGAGGTCGCGCGGATCGCGGCCGGCGCCGCCGACACCGGCACGACCCTGCGCCAGGCCGACGTGCGCGCGCTCCTGCGCCAGCGCCTGCGCGGGCGTCCGACCCGCTCCAACTTCCGCACCGGCACCCTCACCGTCTGCACGATGGTGCCGATGCGCTCGGTGCCGCACCGCGTCGTGTGCCTGGTGGGGCTCGACGACGGCGTGTTCCCGCGGGTGTCGACGGTCGACGGCGACGACGTCCTCGCGCGCCGCCCGCGCACCGGCGAGCGCGACCTCCGCGCCGAGGACCGCCAGCTCTTCCTCGACGCGATCGTCTCGGCCACCGACAAGCTGGTCATCACCTACACCGGTCGCGGCGAGCACAACGGCGCCGAGCGTCCGCCCGCCGTGCCGCTCGGCGAGCTGCTCGACGCGCTCGACCGCACGGCGGCGGCGCCGGTGCGCGACCACGTCCTCACCCAGCACCCGCTCCAGCCGTTCGACGAGGGCAACTTCGTGGCCGGCCGGCTGCGCCCCGGCGGCCCGTTCACGTTCGACCGGTTCGCGCTCGCCGGGGCCACCGCGGCCCGCCACGACCGCGCCCCGGTGCGGGTGCTCGTGCCCGACCCGCTCCCGGCGCCCGCGTCGGCCGACGGTGACGTGTCGCTGGCCGACCTGCACGACTTCCTCGCCCACCCGGTACGCGGCTTCTTCCGGCGGCTGCGGATCGCCCGGCCCTACGACGCCGACGAGGTCAAGGACGCCATCCCGATCACCCTCGACGCGCTGGAGAAGTGGGCGGTCGGGGACCGCATCGTCTCCCACGTGATGGCCGGCGCCGACCCGCAGGCCGCCATGGTCGCCGAGCAGCTCGCCGGCACCCTCCCGCCGGGCGGCCTCGGCGTCGGCGTGCTCACCGACGTGGTCACCCACGCCCGCCCGCTGGTCGAGGCCGCCCAGCGGCTGCGCCGCGGCGCGCACCGCACGCTCGACGTCGACATCGACCTGGGCGGCGGGCGGCGCCTGTCCGGGACGGTGAGCGACGTGTGGGGCAACAACGCCGTCTCGGTGTCGTTCTCCAACCTCGGCGCCAAGCACCGCCTCGCCGCCTGGCTCGACGCCCTCGCGCTCGGTGCCGGGCTGCCCGACGAGAACTGGACGGTCCACACCATCGGCAAGCACCGCTCGGGCGGACAGGTCCAGCAGGTCGCGCCGCTCGCCCAGCACGAGGCCGAGCAGTGGCTGCGCGACCTCGTCGCCCTCTACGACCTCGGGCAGCGCGAGCCGCTCCCAATGCCGGTGAAGACGTCCCTCGCGTGGGCCGAGGAGCTGCGCCGGGTGCGCGCCGGCAGCGACGGCGACCCCGACGTGAAGGCCCGTGCCGAGTGGGAGACGCCCCGCTTCAACGACGCGGGGTTCCCCAAGGAGGACGCCGACCCGTGGCACGTCCGCGCGTTCGGCGAGCACGCCGACCTCGGGCTCCTGGCCGCACCACCGCGGCCCGGCGAGGACGGCCCGCACCGCCTCGGTCACTTCGCGTGGCGGCTGTGGGGGCCGCTGATCGACGGCGGCCACGCCCAGGTCAGGGGGCTGTGA